Proteins encoded by one window of Halosolutus amylolyticus:
- a CDS encoding cupin domain-containing protein — protein sequence MDHSEPYQLYDVDDPPVRDRLGIGIQFLMNTDQEDTQMFDQGIIHVDPGESVTRHVHRYSGETFYGLDGRGEIVVDGDPVPCHADEHLVFIPPGVPHYPRNPDDADETFRAMFVHSPAIINGDTYTVDEEGNPIDGEK from the coding sequence ATGGACCACTCAGAACCGTATCAACTCTACGACGTCGACGACCCCCCGGTGCGCGATCGACTGGGGATCGGGATCCAGTTCCTGATGAACACCGACCAGGAGGACACCCAGATGTTCGACCAGGGAATCATCCACGTCGATCCGGGGGAGTCTGTGACACGGCACGTCCACCGTTACAGCGGCGAAACCTTCTACGGGCTCGACGGTCGCGGCGAGATCGTCGTCGACGGGGACCCGGTCCCGTGTCACGCCGACGAGCACCTCGTATTCATCCCGCCGGGCGTGCCGCACTATCCGCGAAACCCGGACGACGCCGACGAGACGTTTCGGGCGATGTTCGTCCACTCGCCCGCGATCATCAACGGCGACACGTACACCGTGGACGAGGAGGGAAATCCGATCGACGGCGAAAAGTGA
- a CDS encoding GNAT family N-acetyltransferase produces the protein MELRRATATDVDAIREIAETSWRTDYPDILNREAIEDGIDEWYDPDRIQAELAEDDAVVLVAELDDEPVGFAHAIRQQRTGYILRVYVAPDARGRGVGSALLTSARDALLTRGVDDVRAMVLAGNEPGNAFYEEFGFEKVDEQETVIGGETYTEHVYQRTR, from the coding sequence ATGGAACTCAGGCGCGCGACGGCGACCGACGTCGACGCGATCAGGGAGATCGCAGAGACATCGTGGAGGACCGACTATCCGGACATCCTCAACCGCGAAGCGATCGAGGACGGTATCGACGAGTGGTACGATCCCGATCGGATACAGGCCGAACTGGCGGAAGACGACGCGGTCGTGCTGGTCGCGGAGCTCGACGACGAACCGGTAGGGTTCGCACACGCCATCCGGCAGCAACGAACGGGGTACATCCTCCGGGTGTACGTGGCCCCCGATGCCCGCGGGCGAGGCGTCGGGAGCGCGCTCCTGACGAGCGCACGGGATGCGCTTTTGACCCGGGGCGTCGACGACGTACGGGCGATGGTTCTCGCCGGGAACGAACCCGGAAACGCGTTCTACGAGGAGTTCGGCTTCGAAAAAGTCGACGAACAGGAGACGGTCATCGGCGGGGAAACCTACACGGAACACGTTTATCAGCGTACCCGCTGA
- a CDS encoding MBL fold metallo-hydrolase, protein MLPEHTRKITAGGCEDLYCVDVNMFDVEEFGAVYVLDADRPTIIESGTGRNYERVLEALDALDIDRADVEVIALTHVHLDHAGGAGYFAEACPNATVKIHDIGTSHLADPERLVEGTKRAVQEQWQYYDDPVPIPDDRIDAIGDGDVIDLGDHRLVVHAAPGHAPHQVVFEHPENDAVFVADAAGLWAPDPGVLAPTSPPPNFQFEQCLDDVDTLESLSPSTILYTHFGARTDVADALTEYREVLTAWVEDVREARAELEDDDAVIEHFVERTSLDDVWGDHKAYPEVRMNTRGVLRYLDSQAD, encoded by the coding sequence ATGCTACCGGAACACACCCGGAAGATCACCGCGGGCGGTTGCGAGGACCTCTACTGCGTCGACGTGAACATGTTCGACGTCGAGGAGTTCGGGGCCGTCTACGTTCTCGACGCCGATCGACCGACCATCATCGAGTCCGGAACGGGACGCAACTACGAACGCGTCCTCGAAGCACTGGACGCGCTCGATATCGACCGCGCCGACGTCGAGGTCATCGCACTCACCCACGTCCACCTCGACCACGCCGGTGGCGCCGGATACTTCGCGGAGGCGTGTCCGAACGCGACCGTGAAAATCCACGATATCGGGACGTCGCACCTTGCCGACCCCGAGCGGCTGGTCGAAGGAACCAAACGCGCCGTCCAAGAGCAGTGGCAGTACTACGACGATCCGGTTCCGATTCCCGACGATCGGATCGACGCGATCGGCGACGGCGACGTCATCGATCTCGGCGATCACCGGCTCGTGGTACACGCCGCGCCCGGGCACGCACCCCACCAGGTCGTCTTCGAACATCCGGAGAACGACGCGGTGTTCGTCGCTGACGCCGCGGGACTGTGGGCGCCCGACCCTGGCGTGCTCGCCCCGACCAGTCCGCCGCCGAACTTCCAGTTCGAGCAGTGTCTCGACGATGTCGACACGCTCGAATCGCTCTCTCCGTCGACGATCCTGTACACGCACTTCGGCGCCCGGACGGACGTCGCCGACGCGCTGACTGAATACCGGGAGGTCCTCACGGCGTGGGTCGAGGACGTTCGCGAGGCGCGGGCCGAACTCGAGGACGACGACGCCGTGATCGAGCACTTCGTCGAGCGGACGTCGCTCGACGACGTCTGGGGCGATCACAAGGCGTACCCGGAGGTCCGGATGAACACCCGCGGCGTCCTGCGATACCTCGATTCGCAGGCGGACTGA
- a CDS encoding ABC transporter substrate-binding protein: MARRGDHVRRRDVLKATGAAGVGGLTGLAGCSASPGDGDGEYDGSIHIGAVEPFSGVYANLGEAEVQGAELAIQDLEEEFDVDIEMSEADTEVDPDVGVRRIEELTTQDGIDVAFGGVSSSVAIAMGQWASRNDLAYIASGSHSDATTGEDCGQYMWRTASSNTMLARTAGQAMAEHADSWALIYADYTWGQTARDAVTAALEENGAEVVDTISAPLGADDYTSALNQAESSGAEAMGNITAGADTTRLCQQYLDSGLAEEMKTGGVLLEDEVLWSLGPEGVSQMGVWATVWGPSVQSGQMEEFVQRIRDEYGTTAYSRHYLGYQSVDQLVRAVVRAESVAAEDIRQELDGHDYTDVGLLDGTQQWRECDHQNVKPTYAVRARDADDMVDEDGERIWFETVTEQQGEDVMRSCDETGCSSDWT; this comes from the coding sequence ATGGCACGAAGAGGTGACCACGTTCGACGTCGTGACGTGTTGAAAGCGACAGGCGCAGCAGGGGTGGGGGGACTTACCGGATTGGCCGGCTGTTCCGCGAGTCCGGGTGACGGTGACGGCGAGTACGATGGCAGCATCCACATCGGAGCCGTCGAACCGTTTAGTGGCGTGTACGCTAACCTCGGGGAGGCGGAAGTCCAGGGGGCCGAACTCGCGATCCAGGACCTCGAGGAGGAGTTCGACGTCGACATCGAGATGTCCGAGGCCGACACCGAGGTCGATCCGGACGTCGGCGTCCGTCGGATCGAGGAACTCACGACGCAGGACGGGATCGACGTCGCGTTCGGCGGCGTATCGTCCTCGGTCGCGATCGCGATGGGCCAGTGGGCCTCGCGCAACGACCTCGCGTACATCGCGTCGGGGAGCCACTCGGACGCGACGACGGGCGAGGACTGCGGCCAGTACATGTGGCGGACGGCGAGTTCGAACACGATGCTCGCACGAACCGCCGGCCAGGCGATGGCGGAGCACGCCGATTCGTGGGCGCTCATTTACGCCGATTACACCTGGGGACAGACGGCTCGAGACGCGGTCACCGCCGCGCTCGAAGAGAATGGCGCCGAGGTAGTCGACACGATTTCGGCTCCGCTGGGGGCGGACGACTACACCTCGGCCCTCAATCAGGCCGAAAGCTCCGGCGCCGAGGCGATGGGCAATATCACCGCGGGGGCCGACACGACGCGCCTGTGTCAGCAGTACCTCGATAGCGGTCTCGCCGAGGAGATGAAGACCGGCGGCGTGTTGCTCGAGGACGAGGTTCTGTGGTCGCTCGGTCCCGAAGGCGTCTCGCAGATGGGCGTCTGGGCGACCGTCTGGGGACCGAGCGTGCAGTCCGGGCAGATGGAGGAATTCGTCCAGCGCATCCGCGACGAGTACGGAACCACCGCCTATTCGCGCCACTACCTCGGGTACCAGTCGGTCGACCAGCTCGTTCGCGCCGTCGTCCGAGCCGAGTCCGTGGCGGCGGAGGACATTCGCCAGGAACTCGACGGGCACGACTACACCGACGTTGGGCTACTTGACGGCACCCAGCAGTGGCGAGAGTGCGACCACCAGAACGTAAAACCGACCTACGCGGTTCGGGCCAGAGACGCGGACGACATGGTCGACGAGGACGGCGAGCGCATCTGGTTCGAAACAGTCACGGAACAACAGGGCGAGGACGTCATGCGATCGTGCGACGAAACCGGCTGCAGTTCCGACTGGACGTAG
- a CDS encoding branched-chain amino acid ABC transporter permease, whose translation MASTTLAGKRWTERTVATITGMNTVWKVMYLLLGLWILLTAAVSPGLFATQFVSGLVYGMILVMIALGLSLILGLMGVINFAHGAFFMFGGYVAFAVVAQLGLPFSVALIVAPITVGLLGVVIERFLLRRLYGTEPINGLLLTFGIALMLEEAVRYTWGSAPLGYSADVFENPVPLLVTNVAGIRIFTTIVGILSVITIYLLIVRTDFGLSIRAGVQDPEMTELVGENLPVKFTLLFFIGSALAGLAGVLRGAETGIDPGMGSLFIILVFVVIVVGGMGSFFGSVVGGLLIGTAMFVAPTMLNALATTTGLPWLYLPGARRVVPFVVMIVVLLARPRGLFGEEGFLE comes from the coding sequence ATGGCAAGTACTACACTAGCAGGGAAACGGTGGACGGAACGGACCGTTGCCACGATCACTGGCATGAACACGGTCTGGAAGGTGATGTATCTGCTCCTCGGGCTGTGGATCCTCCTCACGGCCGCGGTCAGCCCGGGGCTGTTCGCAACGCAGTTCGTCAGCGGGCTCGTTTACGGGATGATCCTGGTGATGATCGCCCTCGGACTGTCGCTGATACTCGGATTGATGGGGGTGATCAACTTCGCACACGGGGCGTTCTTCATGTTCGGCGGCTACGTCGCGTTCGCCGTCGTCGCACAGCTCGGACTTCCGTTCTCGGTTGCGCTGATCGTCGCACCGATCACCGTCGGCCTCCTCGGCGTGGTGATCGAGCGGTTCCTCCTCAGGCGGCTGTACGGGACGGAACCGATCAACGGGCTGTTGCTCACGTTCGGGATCGCCCTGATGCTCGAGGAGGCGGTCCGGTACACGTGGGGAAGCGCCCCGCTCGGGTACTCCGCGGACGTCTTCGAGAACCCGGTTCCGCTACTCGTGACCAACGTTGCGGGGATCCGGATATTCACGACGATCGTCGGCATCCTGTCCGTGATCACGATCTACCTGTTGATCGTCCGGACGGATTTCGGCCTCTCGATCCGCGCTGGCGTCCAGGACCCCGAAATGACCGAACTCGTCGGCGAGAACCTGCCGGTGAAGTTCACGCTCCTGTTTTTCATCGGCTCAGCGCTCGCCGGCCTGGCCGGTGTCCTCCGCGGGGCGGAGACGGGAATCGATCCCGGGATGGGATCACTGTTCATCATCCTGGTGTTCGTCGTGATCGTCGTCGGTGGGATGGGGAGTTTCTTCGGGAGCGTCGTCGGCGGCCTCCTGATCGGGACGGCGATGTTCGTGGCACCGACGATGCTGAACGCGCTCGCGACCACGACCGGGCTCCCGTGGCTCTACCTGCCCGGTGCCCGGCGGGTCGTTCCGTTCGTCGTGATGATCGTCGTGTTGCTCGCCAGACCGCGTGGCCTCTTCGGCGAGGAGGGGTTCCTCGAATGA
- a CDS encoding branched-chain amino acid ABC transporter permease, translating into MSKKTSTRAEQFKNLVNGSITVPERQVDLLVVGALAALAIAMPTIAGVLMGYSGVASNVLIWMLFAVAFNLLLGYTGLLSFGHAMFLGGAMYVVAIVMNQLGPVMIVLAIPLALALAGLVAYGIARLIVEKGEIYFALLTIAFGEVVWYIANSDPGGLTGGDDGIASGLLPPLVESYRGQLSVYLGSFAVDIYWPVAAVFVVATYLLFRIVRSPFGRTLLTIRENEQLARSIGVNTRRYKIHTFVISAVFSALAGVLLVIVNQNVATSYLFWETSGEVVMMTIVGGMSSFAGPIFGAFLWYLGAEFLSGWQAIGGLRHYWQFGFGLLFVAIILIDPRNGGWGALKNSVRWAVNKYFGGN; encoded by the coding sequence ATGAGCAAGAAGACATCAACGAGGGCGGAACAGTTCAAAAATCTCGTCAACGGGTCGATTACGGTACCCGAACGCCAGGTCGACCTGCTCGTCGTCGGCGCGCTGGCGGCGCTCGCGATCGCGATGCCGACGATCGCGGGCGTGCTGATGGGGTACAGTGGGGTCGCATCGAACGTCCTCATCTGGATGTTGTTCGCCGTCGCGTTCAACCTCCTGCTGGGCTACACCGGCCTCCTCTCGTTCGGGCACGCCATGTTCCTCGGCGGAGCGATGTACGTCGTCGCGATCGTGATGAACCAGCTGGGCCCGGTGATGATCGTCCTCGCGATCCCGCTGGCGCTCGCGCTCGCCGGCCTCGTCGCCTACGGGATCGCCCGGCTCATCGTCGAGAAGGGGGAGATTTACTTCGCACTTCTCACGATCGCGTTCGGCGAAGTCGTCTGGTACATCGCGAACTCGGACCCCGGCGGCCTCACCGGCGGCGACGACGGCATCGCGAGCGGGCTCCTGCCGCCCCTCGTCGAGTCGTACCGCGGTCAGCTGAGCGTCTACCTCGGGTCGTTCGCTGTAGACATCTACTGGCCGGTCGCAGCGGTGTTCGTCGTCGCGACGTACCTGTTGTTCCGGATCGTCCGATCGCCGTTCGGACGCACCCTCCTGACGATCCGCGAGAACGAACAGCTCGCCCGGAGCATCGGCGTGAACACGCGGCGCTACAAGATCCACACCTTCGTCATCAGTGCGGTCTTCAGCGCCCTTGCCGGCGTGTTGCTGGTGATCGTCAACCAGAACGTCGCGACGAGTTACCTCTTCTGGGAGACCAGCGGCGAGGTGGTGATGATGACGATCGTCGGCGGCATGAGTAGCTTCGCGGGACCGATCTTCGGCGCGTTCCTCTGGTACCTCGGTGCGGAGTTCCTCAGCGGGTGGCAAGCCATCGGCGGCCTGCGACACTACTGGCAGTTCGGTTTCGGGCTGTTGTTCGTGGCCATCATCCTGATCGACCCGCGAAACGGCGGCTGGGGGGCGCTCAAGAACAGTGTCCGCTGGGCGGTCAACAAGTACTTCGGAGGGAACTAG
- a CDS encoding ABC transporter ATP-binding protein, translating to MSTPPQSDAEPILETRGLTKKFGEIIANDDISIDVRNDELRSIIGPNGAGKTTFFNQIAGVLPSTEGTVHFKGRDVTDEPIEERAQLGLGRAYQSNELFFEQTVFENVRVAAQTAEIGEFSFDVFSRARNFKADRAEELLERLYLSDERNTEARNLSHGDQRRLGIAIALATEPDLLLLDEPTSGMGPEATEETASLIKELRDELDIAIVLIEHDMSVVMGISDRITVLYDGSHVATGDPETIRANEEVQEAYLGGMKEEELEL from the coding sequence ATGAGCACACCACCACAATCTGACGCGGAGCCGATCCTCGAGACCCGCGGACTCACCAAGAAGTTCGGCGAGATCATCGCCAACGACGACATCTCGATCGACGTACGGAACGACGAACTCCGATCGATCATCGGTCCGAACGGTGCCGGAAAGACGACGTTCTTCAACCAGATCGCCGGCGTCCTGCCGTCGACCGAGGGTACCGTCCACTTCAAGGGACGGGACGTCACGGACGAACCGATCGAAGAACGAGCCCAGCTCGGTCTCGGCCGCGCGTACCAGAGCAACGAACTGTTCTTCGAACAGACGGTTTTCGAGAACGTCCGCGTCGCCGCCCAGACAGCAGAGATCGGCGAGTTCAGCTTCGACGTGTTCTCTCGCGCCCGGAACTTCAAGGCCGACCGGGCCGAGGAACTCCTCGAGCGGCTGTACCTTTCCGACGAGCGGAACACGGAGGCGAGAAACCTCTCGCACGGCGATCAGCGCCGTCTCGGGATCGCGATCGCGCTGGCGACGGAGCCCGATCTACTGTTGCTCGACGAGCCAACGAGCGGGATGGGGCCGGAGGCCACCGAAGAGACGGCCTCGCTCATCAAGGAGCTCCGGGACGAACTCGACATCGCGATCGTTCTCATCGAACACGACATGAGCGTGGTGATGGGGATCAGTGACCGGATCACCGTCCTCTACGACGGTTCACACGTCGCGACGGGCGATCCGGAGACGATCCGGGCGAACGAGGAAGTACAGGAGGCGTACCTTGGCGGTATGAAAGAGGAGGAGCTAGAACTATGA
- a CDS encoding ABC transporter ATP-binding protein, with translation MTLVEIEDLCAGYGTGQVLFDVSIDIEEGEIVSLLGRNGAGKSTTMRCVAGAEPPHVLDGSIRVNGEDITDTKTYKRANKGIGYVPEERRVWPGLTITENIRMAINNTTDPLDMDRVLSYFPRLQDLEDKAARNLSGGEQQMLAIARALASNPDVMLMDEPSEGLAPYIVRDVEEVITTLNEEEGLTIFLVEQNVVMAMDVSDRHYFIDQGQIVDEMTPSKLKERPEVRQKYLSV, from the coding sequence ATGACTCTCGTCGAAATCGAAGACCTCTGTGCAGGGTACGGCACCGGACAGGTGCTGTTCGACGTATCGATCGACATCGAGGAGGGGGAGATCGTCTCCCTGCTCGGACGCAACGGTGCGGGCAAGTCGACGACGATGCGGTGCGTGGCCGGTGCGGAGCCGCCCCACGTCCTGGACGGCAGCATCCGGGTCAACGGCGAGGACATCACCGACACCAAGACGTACAAGCGCGCCAACAAGGGCATAGGCTACGTCCCGGAGGAGCGTCGCGTCTGGCCCGGCCTGACCATCACCGAAAACATCCGAATGGCCATCAACAACACGACCGATCCGCTGGATATGGACCGGGTGCTGTCGTACTTCCCGCGACTCCAGGATCTGGAGGACAAGGCGGCACGAAACCTGAGCGGCGGCGAACAGCAGATGCTCGCCATCGCCCGCGCGCTGGCGAGCAACCCGGACGTCATGTTGATGGACGAACCGAGCGAAGGGCTTGCACCCTACATCGTCCGTGACGTAGAGGAGGTCATCACGACGCTGAACGAGGAGGAAGGGCTCACGATATTCCTCGTCGAACAGAACGTCGTCATGGCGATGGACGTCAGCGATCGCCACTACTTCATCGACCAGGGGCAGATCGTCGACGAGATGACGCCGTCGAAACTCAAAGAGCGCCCGGAGGTCCGCCAGAAGTACCTGAGCGTGTAG